The following nucleotide sequence is from Cygnus atratus isolate AKBS03 ecotype Queensland, Australia chromosome 15, CAtr_DNAZoo_HiC_assembly, whole genome shotgun sequence.
TTACTTGAGCCCAGACTCTTGCAGCAGATTCAACTTGTCCCTGCTGTCTCTGGCCTTTTTCCCAGCTCTGTTAGACCAGCTTGAAAGACGCAGAACAACCGAGTCCTCACTATTTCCCAACACAGTGTCTGAGCACAATAACTGGTGGCCAATTTGCACGTTTCTGACAAAATGTCTGCAGAACAGTGGCTCTCTGGTACCCTTTGGGACCTGTAACGACTGGTTTCCCTAAGACGCCCTCTCTGTCTCCCTGTAGGATTGTTCTTCCTTCCACCTCCCGAACCATCCGGCTCTGCACTGATTCCAGAGATGATGGCTCTTGGTCAGTGACCCAGCCCCCTGAAAAGGACTCCTTATTCCACAGATTGACCAAGATTTGGCAGACTTTGCACTCAACCGGCTGCAGCCCCGACCTACCCCCGTGGGCTGGGGTCTGCGAGTGCTGCCTGGGCAGGCCTGGCTCTCGTGCGAGGCAGCTGGCGGTGCCGAGGGCCTTCTGCGTCACCGGTGTGCGTGTGCGTGTTGCACTGCCCCTGCCACTTCCCTTCCTCTGGACGGTTTGCTTGTACTCGTATACGTGACGTGGAGGGGTTCAGTTGCTGCTTCCGTGCCATGGCTACACACGGCAGCGTGAATGAGGGGAGTGAATCTGCACTGAGCAACCACCTAAATGAGCTGTAAGCACCCTGGCAGGCCCCTGCTGCCAGAAGCCGCACTCTGCCCTGGTGGAGGGGGAAGTGAGGAGCTGGGCGGCAGCTTCTGGGTCCTGCTTCCTGCCCCCTGGCAGGGACTGCGGGGAGGGCACGTGCCTCGCTTGAGAAACAAGCCCAGCCCTCTGGCGTGACGTAAAAAAGAAGCACCTAATTCAGGATGCATCAAGTAGAAGGCAGGGACTGAAATTGCTATTTCAtagtgaaatatatattatactgTATAGATCTTTCTGCCTCTGTCTGAGTTGGAACTTTGCAGAGgaggggcctggggctggggagccgctgctgctgccagagcccctctcttcccctgcctgcATCCTCCCTTGGCCTTGGGGCGCGCTCCTGCAGGGCCGCGGGTGTGGGAGCTGCACGCAGGTCACTACAGCTCTTCTCTGCTGGAGAAAAGCCCCCAGTGCTGCTTGCTGGCGTGCTCGAGGCTGCGCTCTGTGGGCATCGCCATGGGGCTGTGCCCTCGGCCACCCTCCCTGCGGCTCTGTGGGGGCCTCGCGGCCTGGCTGCGGACGCGCCGTGGCCGGGCCAGGCAGGCTCTGGGCTCACCAGCACGTAGCTTGCAGCCTGCGGGGAGAGCCCCGAGGTTCCCGCGTGCTGCAGCCGGGCCAGGCCCCTTCCTGCACCTCGGAGGGATGGGGAGCGAGCGCTTGGTTTTGAAGGGGGGAGTCGCTGCAGCTGAGCCAGTGTCCGTGTCCGAGGTGCAGGGGTACCTGCgccccttccctgcctgaggctctttccctgctcagcaCCGCCTTCCTCCCGCCCCTCTTGCATGCCAATTGTGAAACTGGGGCTTGAGCAAAGGCAGCGTGAGCTGCAGCAGTCCGAGTGTGCAGGCAGGGAGTGGGGCTGAGCCGCGATCTGGGGCAGTGTTAGACCTAGGAGGAGAGAAAGCGGTAAGGTCTTGCAGGCCACATGGTGTACAGAGGCAGTTTGGTGTTCATAACGCCCTAAGATAGGAGTTAAATAGTAAAAGGGTGCAGGAGGGGAGCTTGCTGCAGGTGGTTCCTGGAGGAGGCCGGGAGCAGCTCAGCGCTGAGCGCTGCTGCCAGCGCtgctctgggctctgcctcAGCCCGAAGCCCCCACACAGAAAGCCCCGCTGGGCACAGCTCGCCTGCtgtcctgccagccctggctgcaggaagcGTTTTTCAGGCCCCACGGCCCACAACTACGGCATTTTGGGGAAGTagaaggctgtgctgtggggaggAGCTGGTTGCTCTGCCGGGGCTAGACTAGGTTTGGCTCAATGAGAGGCCGGTAGGAGAGGAACGGTGGTGTGAGGACAGTGCAGCGTGGAGAACCTCCGTCTGTGGGGCCCTTCCAGCAGTGAGACCCTGCTCTGAGCTTGTCAGTGGCCTTGCGCTGAGGCTGTAGAGCCAATGCACTCCTGAGGCCCCTCTCAACCTGTACGCCTCCTTCCGCTTCAGTTCAGCGATGTAGGCAGCGCTGTGAGGTCAGGCTGCGCTGGGTGAAACGCAGCAGGCAGtgcggggctggaggggcttGATTTTGTGGCATAcgtagggaaaaaaaaaatgtagaaagagcactggggcagggagctgcaggacgAGCCGGGCTGGGGCTCGGGGCTTCAGCTGTGGTGCCTCTCCTGAGGCTTCTGGCTGCggcagggaggggagctgccccagagctggggcACACAACGTGACGGCCTGGGGGGCCGTGCGGCCGTTCCGTGTGTGCTGCAGTGGTGCAGGAACCGAGCCCGGCACAGCCCGCAGCGCGGTGGCTCTGCTTCGCGGGACGGGGCACCGCTGCGCCGCCGCCAGCTCAcctgagctgctcctgcaccacAGCGGGCAGGGGGCTCCCGGTGTGCCCCTGGCCGTGCGCTTGGCAGGGTCCTGTGGCCCCGTGCCCACTGTCCCCAGCTGACGGGGGTGGGTGGCAGGAGCACAGGCACCCTCCCCACGTCCCGGGGGCCGGGCTCTCCGCACGCAGCCCTCCAGCGCACGCCAGCACCCTTTGCCCTAGGTCTGGGCCCCAGCGGaggctgctgcccccagccccttgcgCCAGGGCTCCGAGACGGCGCAGCCCCCGCGGGTGCCTCGCCTGGGTTCCCCAGCCCTGAGCCTGCGGGGAGCTGGCGCCGCCTTGGCTTTGCCGAGGCGCCGGCTGGGGGGGCTTTGGCCGTCCCCACTGTCCCCACCGCAGCCACCGCTCCTTGCTCTGTCCGCCTCCCGTTGGCGGGGGAGTGGGGGGACGGGCCCCCACAGTCCCtcgctgcggggggggggggcccgaAGCACCCTGGAACCCTCATTTGGGTcaccactttctttttttttttttttttttttttttttcttatttacctAAACGTTTCTATTGGTTTGTATGGGTTTATTTAGCAACTGAAGCTCCTGGCTCTTTGGCACTCGCTTTCTCTGTCCCAGAACGAATCTCTGCATCGCTCCTGGGGGCCTGGGACTGgcgtcccccccaccccattgTATCCTGCCCCCACACACCCTCACTCCTCTGCTGCCCTTGAGCACATCCCCCGGGGACCTGTGACTGGTCTGTGTCTGTTGTTCCCCTGTCACCCTGTCCTGAGGTGTCAGTCACATCCCCGCCTCACAGCCCGTTATTTATTGAAGAGCATCGTGCTGCCACTGTCAGCCTCTCTCTAAACGTCTTCAATTAAACCAAACCTCTTTTGCGAGTTGTTTGTCACTTTATGCAGGTGCCTGCCTCTCCTCGGCTGCTCAGGCCCCGTCCCCTGACCCTGTGCTCTGCCGAGGCGAGGTGACCGCACGCCCCCTTCACCCGGGCTGTGGGACGCCTCCGGCGGGGCACTGCCAGGCCCGGGGCTGGTGAGCACCCGAGCGGGGCCTTactgggtgctgctgggaccGTCCCCAGGGCTGCTCGAGCACAGCTCAGGCCTGGGGCAAGCCGGGTGCtcccaccacagccctgggaggacgcagcagcccctctgcctgctccgCCTGGCGGGGGAACGGCTGCTGGTGGAGgcagctgcctccctcctgcctggggcagcGCGGCTCTCACCCAGGGCTGAGCTGACTCAGCAGCGGTTGCGGCGCAGATCCTGCTCCGCAGGTCGGGACCACGCAGCGCCGCGGCCCTGCTCGCCTGCTGTGTTGCAacggggctgcggggtgggTGGAGGGCGTTAGCAGGGCTGGGCCGAAATGGCTGCCCCTGCCTCAGCCAGCGGGGCCTTGCgctgcagccccgcagccacCGCAGCATCGGTGCCCCCGgggttcctgctgctgcccaaggGCCGGCTGCAGCCCAGACGAACGCCCACCACGCTCGTGACGTGCGCAGCCGGGGCCCCGGAGGCGCTTCGGCACCCCAAGTGGGGCAGCTGGCTTCAGCCTGGTGCACGGCCCATTTTGGAGTAACCTAACAGCGAAAGCTGAacggagctgcagccccctgcgCTGCCCCAAGTCCTGCAGCCCCTTTGCCCCACGAGCTGTCCTGGCCCCATGCGCCGAGGCCCCCCCGGGCACCCGACTTAGGTGCTTTGCCGGCTGCTCTCCGGGCACGAGGACGCCTGCAGGGACGGCAGCACAGCGGCCGTGCGGAAACCCCCTGGTGCTTTGCGCTGGCAGCCAAGAACGGTCCCCGACTGCGAAGCGTTCAGCAAAGCCATTTATTCCACTTTCCTGCTCCCACAGATCTCCAGATAGAAACCCACACGAGTACGTCCCCATGCCCCAGAGGGAATTCACTGCAAGTCGCTGCATACACTGGCACTCCGAGCGGGAGCCCGGCGTCGCTGCCGCTGGCCGAGTGGAGCCCTTCCACCACTGGCAGAGGTGCTCGGCCAGCAGCCTTGTTCCTCAGCTGTGTCCACTGCAAAACACAGCTATGTCCAAGTCAACAAAGGGCATTTCGAAATAATAAGGTTTGttccttaaaaatgaaactgggaCCTGAATGCAGCAGTGTGTCCCTGAAATCAAAGCATAATTCTAAGGCTTCAGCACCTTCACGTAAGCACATGAACTCTCTGCAGGGGGCTGTGCAGATTGATCTGGGAAGCTCGCTAGAGTTTAATGGCCATAAAAATACATAGCTTTCCCCTGCTTCAGACAAATCCAAACCCTCCTGGCTGGACAGTGGAATCACGTGGGCAGCATTTGCAGCCAGCGACTGGTTGGAAAGTTAGACGAAAGTCTCTAGTCTCCTCACCCACTTTTAATCAATCACAAACACGGCAGCATCACTCCATCGGCTCAGCCACcgcctgctctgctgcagcgtctgccctgggctgcaccGGCTGCTCTGCCGCCACGGCCTCGGCCACGGGCGCAGCCGCCAGCTGCTCCAACGCAGCCTGGCTCTCTGGCGCGGCCGCCGGCTGCTCCGCTAGCTCAGCCGCAGCCTGCGCAGCCGCCTGGTTCTCGGCACTATCTTGAAATTCGTTGCCCGCTCTAGCAGGCCCCGCCAGCTCGTTCGCTGCCTTAGCTGTTGCCGCTGCTGCATGGTCAATCGCCGGCTTCTTCGGCTTCTGCGTGGCTGCCACCGCCTCGGCCAGCTTCTCCTCCGGCACCATGTTCAAGATCTTCAGGGCAAAGAGCAGCTGGAATTTGGCAGTTCCAACAAAGGAGTTGCCCAGGAAGTTTGGCAGCCCACCCATGCGGTCCTTCTGGGTGTAGAGGGGGACACGAACCATGCCCATCACCTGCAACAGCACGGAGCGCGTTTCAGCAGAGGCCGCGGTGCCCTCTGCTCGCTGCGGGAGCGAGCGGGACCCCCCCACGGCCCCACACCCTCGCCCCAGGACCCACCAGCCCACGGCCCCGGTGGCAGatcccccagcaccaccacctgCCTTCAcctgtgcccagccctgctggagcccCTGCGCTGCCATTCCccgcacccccagccccctgctctcccagcccagcccacgctgcccagccctggccccgTTCCCCTTCTTGCCCCCCGGGGGGAtcctgctgcccaggctgctCCGGGAGGCCCTTCTTTCCCGTCCacgccctgctctgccctgcctggggaTGCCACCGCTCACCCACGCGTCCTCCTCAACCGTGCCACGACCCGGGGCCAACCGCCTCCGCTCCCACGGCCGCTGACGCCAGCCGCGTGCCAGGCAGGCACGCAGGGAGACCCTCGCTCTTGTGCTCTACCCCGGGGTGACCGCGCCACCCAGGAGGGGGCTGGCTTCCTGCGCCGCCCTCGTGCCACCCGGGGAGGACTCAGGGTAGAGCGACCCATCACCGCACCGAGGGCAGCGATTCCGGTCCGGGTCACTCAGCCCGGGGGGAGATGCCCGCCAGATGCGGGACGGGCCTCGCCCGGGGGGTCCTGGCGCCGAGCGGCTCAGCGGGGCTCCTTGCTACGAGGGCGGCCGCCGGGGACGGCAGGAGCCGGAGCCCCTCGCGCCGCCCGGCGAGCAGCCGGACCTCCTCGTGCGGCGCCAGGCGGCGGTGCCCGGCGCACGGCACTCGCCGCCGGCAGCTCTACGTGCGGTGCGTTCCGCCGCTCGGCCGCCGCAGAGGGTAGCCCTGCGGGGAGCTTTGTgtgccccggccccggcgcccaGAGCCCCGCACGCCCCTCCCTGCGCGCCCCACCTCCAGCCCGTGGTCTCGGGAATGCACGGCGCTGATCTCGATGGtgtgcagctcctccagggTCAGCTGCCTGGCGTAGAAGTGTGCCACCACGCGATGTGGCCCCTCTGTCAGGTGCGAGCACAGATAGTCAGCCTCCGTCAGGCGCACGCAGCCCAAACCCAAGCCCAGCACCCGGTTCAGACCGTCCTCCAGGGACCAGTAACGGCGATCCACGAACCCCCCGGGGAAGCCCAGCAGTCCGTCAAACCGCATCTGCATCTGCAACAGAGCCGCGCGGTTAgggggggcccggcggggctgggggggggcctCGGGGCCCGGCCCTACCGGCACCGGCGCATCGGGACCGCGAGCGGCGCCCCCGGGGCGAGCCCGGGGCCCGCGGGCCCggcggggggcccggcccggccccgcgccgccgcgtCCCGCATCCCGGTGCCCCCGCGCCCCATCCCGGTGCCCCCGGCCCCATCCCGGTGCCCCCGGCCCCATCCcggtgcccccggccccgcgccccccgcccgccgctcaCCAGCACGGCGTAGCGCAGCGGGATGCGGCCGAAGAGCATGCCCGGGTTGGGCGCGTACAGCATGGCGTGGCACGAGTGGCTCCAGCCCGGGCCCAGCCGCATCGCCTCGTAGCGCGTCAGCGGCTTCAGCTCGGGCACGCCCGGCACCCCCAGCGTCggcagcggcggcagcgccCCCGCGCCCGCCGGCAGCGCCCCCAGGGCCGCCATCGCGCCCATGGCCGCCATCGcctcgccgcccgccccgccgccgcgcacCGCGCACGCGCGGCCGCCGCGGCGCCGAGGGGCGGGGCCCGCCGCCGGCCGGACCAACGGCCGCCGGGCGCCGCCGCGCGCCCGCCAATCGCCgcgcccgccccccgccgcccgccggcgGGCGGCCAATGGGGAGGCGCGGCGCGGCCCGCGGCGCGCGCCATATTAGGGAACGGCCGCCCGGGCCCCAATGGGAtcgcggcggggggggggaggagggcgcGCGGCCGCCGAAGAGCACGGCGGGAGAGAAGGGGGCGGGGCGCCCGCGGGAGGGCGGGGCCTCCGTCTGAGCCGGGCCCCGCCCCTCGGCCCCGCCCCACCGtagcccctcccctccccaagccccgcccctccccgtagcccctcccctcccgcagccccgcccctccccgtCGCCccgcccccgcagccccgcccctctcccgcagccccgccccccgcagcccgcAGCGAGGCCAGCGGCCGGTGCCCGCCCTTTTATTTCCGTGCCGCGGGGCCCGGCAGCTCCCGCCCCGCCCGCGCCGCCacggagcccccccccctcccccccccccccacccccggcccgGGGCGTTCGGGTCCCGGTGGCGGTGCCGGTGCGGGGCGCTCAGGGCCGGCTGCGCTCGTCCTCCAGGTGCAGCCGCGTCGGCTCCTGCAGGAGGGGctgcgcggggccgcggccggggaGCGCCTGGGCGAAGTCGGACGAGCCtgaggggggagaaggggggaggTCAGCGGGGGGAAGGCGAGGGCCGGACCCGgcccggggcaggcaggggacggggacggtgccggggccggggccggggggcgccccGGAGGCAGCGGGAGCCcggcggggagccccgggggggggggtccggggcagggggcggcccgcccgggggggtcccgcggccccgccccgccccgcggcgccgCGCAGGGGGGAGGAGACGTACCGGCGGGTTACTCCTCTATACCGATAGAGCAGGAGTCGGGACCCAGTGCTGCCCAGGccaggagggaggaaggcagacaGAGGGAAGCAGGCGTTAGAGAGGTGCCCGGCGCGGCCCGCGGTGCTGGGAGAACGCGGGCTGCAACGGCGGGGGGCGAGGCCCAGCGCggcgccccggcccggcccggctccccgcggccctcccccccccccgcccggtaGCCCCATGGCACGGGGCCGGGCCTGCGGCCGCCGGCCCAGCTCAGGCTCTGGCCAGGTCGGCTCCCCTCCGTCGAGCTGAGGGCAGCGGCGTGCTtcggggccgcgccgggcgcCGGGAAGCAGGCGCGGGGAGCTCAGGGCCCGGGCGCCCGGGGCTCACCCCACGCCGCACTTGTCCTGGCTGGGTGCGGAGCGTCCCTCCCGGAGGCGCAGGAGGCCGCTGTCGTGAAAACGGGCCCCCGGCGCCAGCGAGCAGCTTGCAGCCcggagaggagaaaagggggcAGGACAGAGACAAAAGggtgagggaggaagagagagaagggggcGAGGTACCCCTGTGTTAGTCAGCCCCCCGCACCACAGCTCCCCGAGGGCAGCAGCTGGCCCTGCACGCTGCTAGGAAGCGGGACCCCACACACTGGTCCTGTGTCCCCTGGGCGTCACATCCAGGCCCCAAAGGACGCGAGCCTGCAGCACGCCGGCCCAGCTGGGAAGGTGCCAGGGGGTCGGGTACCGAGTCCACAGCCCCCCCACGGGCACCTCAGTGCCTGGAGCTGCAAGCGCAGCGCACCCCGGTCTGCAgcacccccacacccccagcAGCGCGGCCGTTACCTGGCAGGTAGACATCTACCGGAGGGTCGGTCTCGGGCTGCGTCAGGCTCCTGTGCTCGCCACAGCCGCCATCCTGCAGGACGTCTTCGACAGAGGGAGGGCAGCTACCTGGAACCGGCCAAGAGCGCTGCCCATCAGTACGGGCTCCAGAACAGGCTGCCCTCCGTGTGAGGAAGGGGGCTTGGCACAGCTGGTCACACTGGCCCAGCTCACGGTGTTTCATAAGCAGGCTGATGTCCCAAAAGGCACCCAGGACCTCACCAGGACCACAGCGGTGCGTGCAGCCACCTCCCCCTTCAGCAGCGTGAGCCCGTGGCACGAGCAGCTGTagccagcactgtgctgggAGAAGCTGGGTCCGTAGCCGGGCACTGCTCCCCTGCCGTGCAGCGTGACACTGAAtagggtgggcagcaggtgcgTGAGGCATCAGCTGCAGGCTTTCAAGCTGGGGTGAACCCCTGCCAGGCTCCAGGATCTGCGGTTTTGCCTGTCAGCCCCAAAGCCTCgcccaccccagccctgggcaAGGCCTGAGCACGGGAGCAGGGCCACTGAGGAGCGgaggagcccagctctgctgaacTGAACACAGCTACTTGTGCAGAACTTAGAGCAAGAAGAGATGCTTGGCAAATAAACTGGGGAGAGCTGTTGGCGTTTCTCCCCCGCTTCCCAGGAGAAGCCCTGCTGGCTGTCTCTGGTGAAACACAGCAGCTCAGAGCGATGGATTTCAGGAGCCAGATGGTTCTGAACTTGTATGTCCAGCGCCTAGCCGTCTCCTTCACAACACGGCAAAGCTGTACACCAAAACAAGGCCTGATGGCCCCCAGGGCCGAGTGTACActcaccctgctgcagggacaagGCCTCCTCGATCTCCTCCCCTGCCACGCTCTGTAAGAAGGAACAGCACGAGTTACTTCGGCCTTCGCTGCACTTGTCTCCTCCTCtagctttctgcagagctgtactCGAGGCCAGGGACTTACGTCAGGGAGGAGCAAGGGGCGCAGCAGCACTATGGGCAGCTTTACAATGGCAGTGGAAGAGCCCCGTGGATGCTGGAAGAACAAAGCCCagcttccagccctgccctAAACACTGGTGGGCTCCTCGAGGATGGTGCTGGGCCAGTGTCAGCCCCAACACGCGCTGTCTGCAGCTGAGTGGGGCTCTCCCACCTCCCGGTTCCCAGGACACGTTAGGACAGGCTATGTCCTTAGACAGGGAGCCCTGTAGGTAAATGGAAGCGGCTCAGACTGTTGGCTCTGGGCTACCTGTGCTCATGCCCCTGTCTTTACCCTGTCACCGAGGAAGTGACGCCCCTTCAGGAGGCGCCTCGTGTCCCAGAAGCCCCACGGGACAGCTCTGGCTCAGAGCAGCGCCCAGAAGAGCTCAGACTTACTTCTGGGGAGCTGGTCTCCCTCAGGACCAGCTCGCCCCCGCCCAGCGCTGGCTGTGAGTCCGAGTCCTCAGAGAGCTTCTCTTCATCCTCCTCGTGGATCGGGGACGAGGGAGACCGCAGCGTGCTGCAGCAAGAGAAACGCCGCTTGCAAGGAGCCACAGCGCTGCCAGCACCGTGCTCCTGGCAGGTTCGGGGGTGACAGCTCAAGCTGTCCCcacccctgccccatcccctgcccagCACACCCCCCACCAGCAGTAAGGGCAacgcaggagcaggagctcaAGCTGTTGAGCTCAGCTCACCACGGCTCTCAAAATCAGCTACGAACAGCAGAGAAGAACAGCAGCGCTCCCGGGACAGACCCGCGCGGTGCAGAGCTCCGCTAGGGTAACAGCGCAGCTAGCACAGATCCTGCCTTCTCGTGGAAGGCAAGGGGCCCAGGGCCACTGCTGCTCCACGCcttcagggctgcagctccactACAGGGCTCCCTTCCTAGGGGAAAGTTTGGAATGGAAAATCCCAGAGCAGACACGGGCCTCACTTCAAAACAGTGCCCAGCAGGCTCCTTATGCACCACGGGACGTACGACAGCACTTCCAGAACAGCTCTGACTCCAGGTCCTACCAAAGTGACACGGAGGCAGTCGTGGTTCCTTTCTTCCagcctcttttccttctcctcatgACAATCTGTGAAGATCACGTCCTTACCTCCCTTTCACCCTAGTCAGGACGAGGCTGCAAACTTCAGCCCCCTGGGGTCCTGCCAAGCCCTGGGGCGGGCTTCTCAGCAGGCAGTGACCTGCTGGTGATGAGGAGGTGGCAAAAAGCAGCGAGCAGCTGGAGCGTAGCGACGAGCGCCACAACGAACACAGCCTGACCCCATTTGACTCAGCTTTCTGTACGGCCCTGCAAGGGGCACTCCGCAGGATCCACACCTACATCCTCCACCACAAAGCCAACAGAGGAGGCCTCAGACAACGACTGAAGGATCTCAGCTCAGAATTTTGTCCTCTGAAATTCAGGGCACTTCTCCCCCCATTCTTTTGGTCCTGGGGAACTCCATGGAAAGCTGAAATCCAGCAAGGTTTCGATGTCAAACACAAGTTGAGGGAACAACTGCATTAGAAAGGAAGACATCTCCAAGCCAACCCTTAGGGGACACGAGCTGGTGACTTTAGGCTGAGCACAGAGGTGGCGCCCCAATTCTCTCACTGCCGTGAGCACCTGCTGGCCTCCTGACATTGCAAGGTAGCAGTGCCACCAGCAACAGGACCAGCCAGTGCCAGAGCCCTCTCTCAGCTCCCAGTACGCGTGGCCACAAGCTGTCAGGGCTTGCAAGAAGAGTGGACCCCTCTGTCCCCATGCTGACCTATCTGGAGACTTGCTCCGCTTGCCCTTTTGGTGGCTGCTCTCCATGGCTCTGTCCATCCCAACAAGCGGCCGGCTTGCAGGGGGCATGCCATCCACCACGCCAGAGTAGTTGATTTCTTCATACAGAGGAGCTGACGGGATGGAGGGGGAAACAGAGCGAAGGCCGTTCAGAGCTTCCAGCAAGGAAATGGGCTCGTAGCCCGGAGGGATGTTGTCAGAGCTCTGCGGGTGAGAAAGAGAGGGGAACGTTAAGAAACCCTCACCAGGCTGGAGACCCCCCA
It contains:
- the NUDT16L1 gene encoding tudor-interacting repair regulator protein isoform X1, with the translated sequence MAAMGAMAALGALPAGAGALPPLPTLGVPGVPELKPLTRYEAMRLGPGWSHSCHAMLYAPNPGMLFGRIPLRYAVLMQMRFDGLLGFPGGFVDRRYWSLEDGLNRVLGLGLGCVRLTEADYLCSHLTEGPHRVVAHFYARQLTLEELHTIEISAVHSRDHGLEVMGMVRVPLYTQKDRMGGLPNFLGNSFVGTAKFQLLFALKILNMVPEEKLAEAVAATQKPKKPAIDHAAAATAKAANELAGPARAGNEFQDSAENQAAAQAAAELAEQPAAAPESQAALEQLAAAPVAEAVAAEQPVQPRADAAAEQAVAEPME
- the NUDT16L1 gene encoding tudor-interacting repair regulator protein isoform X2 translates to MAAMGAMAALGALPAGAGALPPLPTLGVPGVPELKPLTRYEAMRLGPGWSHSCHAMLYAPNPGMLFGRIPLRYAVLMQMRFDGLLGFPGGFVDRRYWSLEDEGPHRVVAHFYARQLTLEELHTIEISAVHSRDHGLEVMGMVRVPLYTQKDRMGGLPNFLGNSFVGTAKFQLLFALKILNMVPEEKLAEAVAATQKPKKPAIDHAAAATAKAANELAGPARAGNEFQDSAENQAAAQAAAELAEQPAAAPESQAALEQLAAAPVAEAVAAEQPVQPRADAAAEQAVAEPME